In Marinomonas posidonica IVIA-Po-181, a single window of DNA contains:
- the hydA gene encoding dihydropyrimidinase, translated as MSLLIKGGTIVTHEETFQADILCKGNKIVEIGSISQLPNDVETIDATGKLIMPGGIDPHTHMQLPFMGTVAKDDFASGTAAALAGGTTSIIDFVIPNPQQSLLDAYHQWRGWAKKAHSNYTFHVAITWWDDSVAEEMKVLVDQHGVNSFKHFMAYKNAIMATDDILVSSFTKCLELGAIPTVHAENGELVYHLQNKMLAEGMTGPEAHPLSRPSSVEGEAANRAISIANTLGAPIYLVHVSTEEAVDAIRYAKDHGQTVFGEVLAGHLTVDDSVYQNPDWATAAAHVMSPPFRPQHHQDALWKGVQGGTLQTTATDHCAFCADQKAMGKDNFAQIPNGTAGVEERMMVLWEKGVNEGKITANEFVALTSTNTAKIFNIYPNKGCIRVGADADLVIWDPAAKKTISAKTHHSKIEHSIFEGMEINGVPETTICNGKLAWHNNTLIAKPGEGEYIDRPTYAPFYEALRKRKELNKPVAVAR; from the coding sequence ATGAGTCTATTAATCAAAGGCGGAACCATTGTCACCCATGAAGAAACCTTTCAAGCCGACATTCTCTGTAAAGGCAATAAAATAGTCGAAATTGGCAGCATCAGTCAGCTACCAAATGATGTAGAAACCATTGATGCGACCGGTAAGCTCATCATGCCGGGCGGAATAGACCCTCATACTCACATGCAATTGCCCTTTATGGGCACAGTGGCAAAAGACGACTTTGCCTCAGGTACGGCTGCGGCTTTGGCTGGAGGAACCACCAGCATCATTGATTTTGTTATTCCAAACCCACAGCAGTCACTTTTAGACGCTTACCATCAATGGCGTGGCTGGGCGAAAAAAGCCCATTCAAACTATACCTTTCACGTGGCCATCACCTGGTGGGATGACTCCGTCGCGGAAGAAATGAAAGTACTGGTTGATCAACATGGTGTGAACAGTTTTAAACACTTCATGGCGTATAAAAATGCCATCATGGCAACAGACGACATTCTGGTGTCCAGCTTCACAAAATGCCTTGAGCTGGGGGCAATTCCTACCGTTCATGCCGAAAATGGTGAGCTGGTGTATCACTTACAAAACAAAATGTTAGCAGAAGGCATGACCGGGCCAGAAGCTCATCCGTTGTCTCGCCCATCCTCTGTTGAAGGTGAGGCTGCGAATCGCGCCATTAGTATCGCGAACACATTAGGCGCGCCTATTTATTTGGTTCACGTTTCCACAGAGGAAGCCGTTGACGCCATTCGCTATGCCAAAGACCACGGTCAAACGGTATTTGGCGAAGTACTCGCCGGTCATTTAACCGTTGATGACAGTGTTTACCAAAACCCCGACTGGGCTACGGCCGCCGCCCACGTAATGAGCCCGCCATTTCGTCCTCAGCATCACCAAGATGCTCTTTGGAAAGGAGTACAAGGAGGAACTTTACAGACCACAGCGACCGACCACTGTGCGTTTTGCGCAGATCAAAAAGCCATGGGGAAAGACAACTTTGCCCAGATCCCAAATGGCACTGCCGGTGTCGAAGAGCGCATGATGGTGTTATGGGAAAAAGGCGTGAATGAAGGCAAGATAACCGCCAACGAATTTGTCGCTTTGACCTCAACCAATACAGCAAAAATATTCAACATTTACCCGAACAAAGGTTGTATTCGAGTCGGCGCTGATGCCGATTTAGTCATCTGGGACCCAGCCGCGAAAAAGACCATTTCCGCGAAAACCCATCACTCAAAAATTGAACACAGCATTTTCGAAGGCATGGAAATAAACGGGGTTCCAGAGACAACGATTTGTAATGGCAAATTGGCTTGGCATAACAATACCCTTATCGCCAAACCGGGTGAAGGAGAATACATAGATCGCCCCACCTATGCGCCTTTCTATGAAGCTCTGCGTAAGCGCAAAGAATTGAACAAACCGGTCGCAGTGGCACGTTAA
- a CDS encoding NCS1 family nucleobase:cation symporter-1, producing the protein MTSKSVKQGEFYELEVDSDLQNSTAYNDDLAPTKIKDRTWSKWNIAALWVGMSICVPTYTLGGVLTAYFGLSVTEALFTILIANIILLVPLTLNAYPGTKFGIPFPVLLRSSFGMVGSNIPCLIRAIVACGWFGIQTMFGGLAIHLFMSAISDGWASLGGVGEVIGFFIFWALNMYVVIKGAESIKWLETLAAPLLLIVGIGLMVWAGGKVSFTEILATPANRPEDAGFMGYFLGGLTAMVGFWATLSLNIPDFSRYAKTQKDQVIGQIIGLPITMFFFAALGVVLTAASSTLVGETISDPISLIGKIDSPVWVAVAMVLIVIATLSTNTAANVVSPTNDFQNIAPKLINHTRGALLTGLIGIVLMGWELLKKMGMLESDVSVESMYSNWLLGYSSLLGPIAGIMIVDYFLIKRQHLDLVALYTPSSLYPAFNSAGLIAFAVPVLITLMALNVPSLGWFYNYGWFTGAFTGALLYFILANLQSASANQTDAVAS; encoded by the coding sequence ATGACCAGCAAGTCTGTTAAGCAAGGTGAGTTTTATGAGTTAGAGGTCGACAGCGACCTACAAAATAGCACAGCCTATAATGACGACCTTGCTCCGACTAAGATCAAAGACCGCACATGGAGCAAATGGAACATCGCCGCCCTTTGGGTAGGCATGTCTATTTGTGTGCCGACTTACACCCTAGGTGGCGTACTGACCGCTTACTTCGGGCTATCTGTTACGGAAGCACTGTTCACTATTTTGATTGCGAATATTATCTTGTTAGTACCGCTAACATTGAATGCCTACCCAGGCACAAAATTCGGTATCCCTTTCCCTGTACTATTGCGCTCGTCCTTTGGCATGGTGGGCTCGAATATCCCTTGTTTGATTCGAGCCATTGTCGCCTGTGGCTGGTTTGGTATTCAAACCATGTTTGGTGGCTTAGCGATTCACTTATTTATGTCAGCGATTTCTGATGGTTGGGCCAGCTTAGGCGGCGTTGGCGAAGTCATAGGCTTCTTCATCTTCTGGGCGCTCAATATGTACGTCGTCATCAAAGGGGCAGAATCCATCAAATGGCTTGAAACATTGGCCGCCCCGTTACTCCTTATTGTTGGCATTGGGCTAATGGTATGGGCCGGTGGTAAAGTATCCTTTACGGAAATTTTAGCCACACCTGCTAACCGTCCAGAAGACGCTGGCTTTATGGGTTATTTTTTAGGTGGTTTAACCGCGATGGTCGGCTTTTGGGCGACACTGTCACTCAATATTCCTGACTTCAGTCGTTATGCTAAAACACAAAAAGACCAAGTTATTGGGCAAATCATTGGTCTGCCGATCACCATGTTTTTCTTCGCCGCGTTAGGTGTCGTACTAACGGCCGCTTCTAGTACATTAGTCGGGGAAACCATTTCCGATCCGATTTCATTAATTGGTAAAATTGACAGCCCAGTTTGGGTTGCGGTGGCTATGGTATTGATTGTGATTGCGACCCTATCAACCAACACAGCGGCCAACGTAGTGTCACCGACCAATGACTTCCAGAACATTGCGCCGAAACTCATCAACCATACTCGCGGAGCCTTATTGACGGGGCTTATTGGCATCGTATTGATGGGCTGGGAATTGCTCAAAAAAATGGGCATGTTGGAATCGGATGTCAGTGTTGAAAGCATGTACTCTAACTGGCTATTAGGTTACTCCAGCCTACTTGGTCCCATTGCTGGCATTATGATTGTCGATTACTTCTTAATCAAACGTCAGCATTTGGATCTGGTTGCCCTGTATACACCGAGTAGCTTGTACCCAGCTTTCAATAGCGCAGGACTTATCGCTTTCGCGGTCCCAGTATTGATCACCCTCATGGCGTTGAATGTACCGTCATTAGGCTGGTTCTATAACTATGGTTGGTTTACCGGTGCTTTCACTGGGGCTTTGCTGTACTTCATCTTAGCAAATCTACAAAGCGCCTCAGCGAACCAAACCGATGCTGTGGCCTCGTAA
- a CDS encoding Zn-dependent hydrolase: MQDLRINEQRLWDTLMEMGEIGGTEKGGCNRLAGTDLDKQARDLFVSWCEACGCTVEVDKIGNIFARRPGTNNDLPAVGTGSHLDTQPTGGKFDGVFGVLSGVEVLRTLHENKIETPTAMEFSVWTNEEGSRFQPAMQGSGTYVGRFELEAELNKTDVNGIRLGDELERIGYLGDMELGSRHMGAFFEAHIEQGPILEDEKKAIGIVRLGQGIRWYNIEVVGRPSHSGTTPMHLRKDAMLAASAIVTEMNNIAHRHENGLGTVGYMDVWPNSRNTIPGKVTFSADLRNPRPDVLLAMHEELAAFCEKIAKEHELDVNLDHFWYFAPVEFNSSDDVKAATEKLGYSHMDIYAGAGHDACYMADLVPTGMIFTPCLKGISHNEAEYSSPEECAAGANVLLHTMLEASDRIAQEHTKA, encoded by the coding sequence ATGCAAGACCTTCGAATTAACGAACAACGCCTTTGGGATACGTTAATGGAAATGGGGGAAATTGGCGGTACCGAAAAAGGCGGTTGTAATCGCTTAGCCGGAACGGATTTGGATAAACAAGCTCGTGATCTATTTGTGTCTTGGTGCGAAGCGTGTGGCTGCACAGTGGAAGTGGACAAAATTGGTAACATTTTTGCTCGTCGACCTGGTACCAATAACGATTTACCAGCGGTCGGCACAGGCAGCCATCTTGATACGCAGCCCACCGGTGGCAAGTTTGATGGCGTCTTTGGTGTGCTATCTGGTGTTGAGGTATTACGGACCCTTCATGAAAACAAGATAGAGACGCCAACGGCGATGGAATTCTCCGTTTGGACTAACGAAGAAGGCTCCCGTTTCCAACCCGCCATGCAAGGGTCTGGTACCTATGTCGGTCGCTTCGAGTTAGAAGCCGAATTGAATAAAACCGATGTGAATGGCATTCGTCTAGGCGATGAGTTGGAACGCATCGGCTATTTAGGAGATATGGAATTGGGTAGCCGCCATATGGGGGCATTTTTTGAAGCACATATTGAACAAGGCCCTATACTGGAAGATGAAAAAAAGGCCATTGGTATTGTGCGCTTAGGCCAGGGCATCCGCTGGTATAACATCGAGGTGGTCGGTCGCCCTTCTCACTCAGGCACAACCCCAATGCATTTACGCAAAGACGCCATGCTCGCCGCCTCAGCCATAGTGACCGAAATGAATAACATCGCTCACCGTCACGAAAATGGTTTGGGAACGGTTGGTTATATGGACGTATGGCCAAACTCGCGTAATACCATTCCGGGCAAGGTAACCTTCAGTGCTGATTTACGTAACCCCCGTCCTGATGTGTTATTGGCCATGCATGAAGAACTGGCAGCCTTTTGTGAAAAAATCGCCAAAGAACATGAACTTGACGTTAATCTGGATCACTTCTGGTATTTCGCTCCGGTGGAGTTTAATTCTTCTGATGATGTAAAAGCCGCCACCGAGAAATTAGGCTATAGCCATATGGACATCTATGCCGGCGCTGGACATGACGCCTGCTATATGGCGGATTTGGTACCAACAGGGATGATTTTCACACCTTGTTTAAAAGGCATTAGTCATAACGAAGCCGAGTACAGTTCACCTGAAGAGTGTGCCGCTGGTGCCAACGTACTCTTGCATACCATGTTAGAAGCCAGTGACCGAATCGCCCAAGAGCATACCAAAGCATAA
- a CDS encoding TetR/AcrR family transcriptional regulator → MKKQKQTKQSINRQELEARILRSAEIVFAEKGYNGSSMEAIAAVANISKQNLIYYFSNKELLYKRVLKEMLDIWIEKLSILEKDGETPELVIRRYVHEKMQLSRLYPNGSKVFAHEIISGAPMLKDYLVSHLKPQFERDVELVKSWISKGLIADIDAEHLFFTIWAATQTYADFSLQMEVLLAKTALDEGDFERAELAVTEFVMRALGAKKIN, encoded by the coding sequence GTGAAAAAACAGAAACAAACAAAGCAGTCTATTAATCGACAAGAATTGGAAGCGAGAATTTTACGCTCAGCGGAAATTGTCTTTGCTGAAAAGGGCTATAACGGATCGTCTATGGAAGCCATTGCCGCCGTCGCTAATATATCCAAGCAAAATCTAATTTATTACTTTTCAAACAAAGAGTTATTGTACAAACGAGTGCTTAAAGAGATGCTCGATATTTGGATCGAAAAGCTGTCTATTCTTGAAAAAGACGGCGAGACTCCTGAGTTGGTCATTCGTCGTTATGTACATGAAAAAATGCAGTTATCCCGCCTCTATCCGAACGGTTCGAAAGTCTTTGCTCATGAAATTATTAGCGGTGCGCCAATGCTAAAAGACTACCTAGTGAGCCATTTAAAACCGCAATTTGAGCGTGATGTTGAACTGGTTAAGTCTTGGATAAGTAAAGGATTAATTGCTGACATAGACGCTGAACACTTGTTTTTTACCATCTGGGCAGCGACGCAAACCTATGCAGATTTTTCACTGCAAATGGAAGTGTTACTTGCTAAGACGGCGTTGGACGAAGGCGACTTTGAACGAGCTGAGTTGGCCGTCACTGAGTTTGTAATGCGCGCTCTTGGTGCCAAAAAAATAAATTAA
- the cofG gene encoding 7,8-didemethyl-8-hydroxy-5-deazariboflavin synthase CofG: protein MISITEAISYEFATGPDLYALCQQAANTRDQAWGKAISYSKKVFIPLTNMCRDTCGYCTFVQSPDSIHANYMTPDQVLKTAQEGAALDCKEALFSLGERPELRYQKARDKLAELGYDNTLEYLHDQCANVLDNSTLLPHVNAGALTYDELKRLKPVAASMGMMLENVTTDLLKQGQAHYACPDKTPKRRLNTLEYAGRLDIAFTTGILIGIGESWEDRVRSLVAIRDRHLVYGHIQEVIIQNFRAKPGTQMAGCQEPDLDDMKRTIAVARLILPSDISLQAPPNLEEEYGSYLHAGINDWGGISPLTKDFINPERAWPQISSVAKACEGLGYSLNERLTIYPRFQQAQGKYLTENLMQRVASMSTPHAPSAYSLSATGGLVA from the coding sequence ATGATCTCTATTACTGAAGCCATATCTTATGAGTTTGCGACTGGACCAGACTTGTACGCACTCTGCCAACAGGCGGCAAATACCCGTGATCAAGCTTGGGGGAAAGCCATCAGTTATTCGAAAAAAGTCTTTATACCTTTGACGAATATGTGTCGTGACACTTGCGGTTATTGCACCTTTGTTCAATCACCAGATTCCATTCACGCTAACTACATGACGCCTGATCAAGTGTTGAAAACGGCGCAAGAAGGCGCGGCTTTAGATTGCAAAGAGGCGTTATTTAGTTTGGGGGAGCGTCCTGAACTGCGTTATCAAAAGGCGCGGGATAAGCTGGCGGAATTAGGTTACGACAACACCTTAGAATACCTCCATGATCAATGCGCCAATGTGCTCGACAACTCCACTCTACTACCGCATGTGAACGCAGGGGCTTTGACTTATGACGAATTAAAACGTCTAAAACCAGTGGCTGCGAGTATGGGCATGATGTTGGAAAATGTCACCACAGATTTACTCAAACAAGGCCAAGCCCATTATGCCTGCCCTGATAAAACCCCGAAGCGTCGCTTAAATACCCTTGAGTACGCTGGTCGTTTAGACATTGCCTTTACCACGGGAATTTTAATTGGCATAGGGGAAAGTTGGGAAGACCGAGTGCGCAGTCTGGTCGCCATTCGTGATCGCCACTTGGTATACGGCCACATTCAAGAGGTGATTATTCAGAACTTTCGTGCCAAACCAGGGACGCAAATGGCAGGCTGCCAAGAGCCGGATTTGGATGACATGAAGCGCACCATAGCAGTGGCGAGATTGATTTTACCGAGTGACATTAGTCTGCAGGCACCGCCCAATTTAGAAGAAGAATATGGCAGCTATCTTCATGCTGGCATCAATGACTGGGGAGGCATCTCTCCTCTGACCAAAGATTTTATTAACCCTGAAAGAGCTTGGCCACAAATTAGTAGTGTGGCGAAGGCGTGTGAAGGCTTGGGTTACTCATTGAATGAGCGACTGACCATTTATCCTCGCTTTCAGCAAGCGCAGGGTAAATACCTGACAGAAAACCTAATGCAGCGAGTGGCGTCCATGTCGACGCCGCATGCGCCATCTGCTTACTCTCTTTCCGCCACAGGAGGACTTGTCGCATGA
- the cofH gene encoding 5-amino-6-(D-ribitylamino)uracil--L-tyrosine 4-hydroxyphenyl transferase CofH, which produces MSLNTINETSTSEAIFRSQQLNSEIQTILNKAVLGEELSVDEACVLFATEGDEAQAVLAAADQVRERRVGNTASFVVTRNINFTNVCYMGCRFCNFATEKGSKDAEFLTVEQVADRAEEAWQRGATEVCIQGGLHPDIDADYYRNLVIAVKKRVPKIHIHAFSPFEIWYGCKKARLEPEVFLSELKALGLGSMPGTAAEILDTEVRKQLTKNKLTTEEWVRIIRAAHSVGVPTTSTIMYGHVDQPIHWANHLKLLRDIQKDTGGFTEFVPLGFIHYETRLYKDNPDKVRPGPTRDEHFKMHAIARLMLQGHIDNIQASWVKMGPDVAAQMLRSGANDLGGTLMNESISRAAGATHGQEVMPEDMVANIEAAGLSAIQRNTKYQTVRDFTQDPVQPNRIAIQGVA; this is translated from the coding sequence ATGAGTCTAAATACCATCAATGAAACCTCGACCTCTGAGGCGATTTTTAGATCCCAACAGCTGAATTCGGAGATTCAGACGATTCTGAATAAGGCGGTTTTGGGCGAGGAACTGAGTGTTGACGAAGCCTGTGTGCTGTTTGCAACGGAAGGTGACGAAGCACAGGCGGTATTAGCGGCGGCCGATCAGGTACGAGAACGACGTGTTGGTAACACAGCTAGCTTTGTGGTGACTCGCAATATTAATTTCACCAATGTCTGCTACATGGGCTGTCGTTTTTGTAACTTTGCGACGGAAAAAGGCAGTAAAGACGCGGAGTTTTTGACGGTGGAGCAAGTGGCTGATCGTGCCGAAGAGGCTTGGCAGCGTGGCGCCACCGAGGTTTGTATTCAAGGTGGTTTGCACCCAGACATAGACGCAGATTATTACCGGAATCTAGTCATTGCCGTCAAAAAACGTGTGCCAAAGATTCATATCCATGCGTTTTCACCGTTTGAAATTTGGTATGGCTGTAAAAAAGCTCGCCTTGAACCAGAAGTGTTTTTGTCTGAGTTAAAAGCATTAGGTCTAGGTTCTATGCCGGGCACCGCTGCGGAAATTCTTGATACGGAAGTGCGTAAACAGCTGACCAAGAACAAACTCACCACAGAAGAGTGGGTGCGTATTATACGTGCTGCGCATTCAGTGGGTGTTCCGACAACTTCTACCATTATGTACGGTCATGTGGATCAGCCGATTCATTGGGCGAATCACCTCAAATTGCTGCGAGATATTCAAAAAGACACCGGCGGTTTTACCGAGTTTGTGCCGCTTGGTTTTATCCATTATGAAACACGTTTATATAAGGATAATCCAGACAAGGTTCGTCCCGGCCCAACCCGAGATGAACACTTTAAAATGCACGCCATTGCACGTCTTATGTTGCAAGGCCATATCGACAATATCCAAGCTTCGTGGGTGAAAATGGGGCCGGATGTTGCGGCTCAAATGCTGCGCTCCGGTGCCAATGATCTGGGCGGTACCTTGATGAATGAAAGCATTTCCCGTGCCGCCGGAGCGACTCATGGTCAGGAAGTGATGCCAGAAGACATGGTCGCCAATATTGAAGCGGCGGGGTTAAGTGCGATTCAGCGTAATACCAAGTATCAGACCGTGAGAGATTTTACCCAAGATCCTGTGCAACCGAATCGTATTGCGATCCAAGGAGTGGCCTGA
- the cofD gene encoding 2-phospho-L-lactate transferase encodes MAGVNITLLAGGVGGAKAAEGLAFGHYAQGVKVIGNVADDDEFHGLWVSPDIDTLIYSLGDQIDRQQGWGRKGESHQTLKELAALGQDTWMTLGDLDLATHIYRTQQRKQGVSMSDITQGLATRHGVNLPILLPTDDMVQTRVKTPTGWLSFQEFFVREHCQPDVIEVAYQGADQATPNAAALAQLSTSDLIVIAPSNPVVSIGAILAIPDIRQAVIDSAAYVVAVSPLIGGKTVKGPADKMLASEGKSVDSKGIYDSYQGFIDGMVIDPQDAQEADWLLAQGVDVLVTPTLMKERDDKVSLLDQVVAFALDKQAMRAA; translated from the coding sequence ATGGCAGGGGTAAATATCACCTTATTAGCCGGCGGAGTAGGGGGTGCCAAAGCGGCAGAAGGCTTGGCGTTTGGGCACTATGCGCAAGGGGTGAAAGTGATTGGAAACGTCGCCGATGACGATGAGTTTCATGGGCTTTGGGTCTCCCCAGACATTGATACCTTGATCTATTCCCTTGGTGATCAAATAGATCGTCAGCAAGGTTGGGGGCGTAAAGGCGAAAGCCATCAAACGTTAAAAGAGCTTGCGGCGTTGGGGCAAGATACTTGGATGACCTTAGGCGATTTAGATCTGGCGACGCACATTTATCGCACTCAGCAAAGAAAGCAAGGCGTCAGCATGAGTGACATTACTCAAGGGCTAGCGACGCGCCATGGGGTGAATCTGCCGATTTTATTACCGACTGATGACATGGTGCAGACTCGTGTTAAAACACCCACTGGTTGGTTGTCTTTCCAAGAGTTCTTTGTCCGCGAACATTGTCAGCCGGACGTGATTGAGGTGGCTTATCAAGGGGCGGATCAAGCGACACCAAATGCCGCCGCCTTAGCTCAATTATCGACCAGTGATTTGATTGTCATTGCGCCCAGTAACCCTGTGGTTAGCATCGGAGCCATTCTGGCCATCCCTGATATTCGTCAAGCGGTTATCGACAGTGCCGCTTATGTTGTGGCTGTTTCACCCTTGATCGGGGGGAAAACGGTTAAAGGTCCAGCAGACAAAATGCTGGCAAGCGAAGGGAAGAGTGTCGATTCAAAGGGCATTTACGATTCTTACCAAGGCTTTATAGATGGCATGGTGATTGACCCGCAAGATGCACAAGAAGCCGATTGGTTGCTTGCTCAAGGTGTGGATGTCTTAGTGACGCCAACCTTGATGAAAGAGCGTGATGACAAAGTGAGCTTGCTTGATCAAGTGGTGGCTTTTGCATTGGATAAACAGGCAATGAGGGCGGCTTGA
- the cofC gene encoding 2-phospho-L-lactate guanylyltransferase, with the protein MKPKVNNLCVVIPMKSPAKGKQRLSANLPTEARESLSLSLFETTLQFFQRHFPELDVLVVSESLDVLRLAQDYQANSLFDDGEAGLNGALRFACDWVKQSGYDGQLIIPSDIAMLDESEVHALLTAGLEAQVVIAVAKDGGTNALLTSPPDAIEFEYGCHSAVAHQTNAQMQQLNCRSLHLTHLSLDIDQKEDLSLASRRQPERFQFWHKSLIAPVKAVRYA; encoded by the coding sequence ATGAAACCAAAAGTGAACAACCTTTGTGTGGTTATTCCGATGAAATCACCTGCTAAAGGAAAGCAGCGTTTGTCGGCGAACTTGCCAACTGAAGCGCGAGAAAGCTTGTCACTCAGTTTGTTTGAAACGACTTTGCAGTTTTTTCAGCGACATTTTCCTGAGTTAGATGTGTTAGTGGTGAGTGAGTCGTTGGATGTCCTTCGGTTAGCGCAAGATTACCAAGCCAACAGTTTATTTGATGACGGTGAAGCGGGCTTGAATGGGGCCTTACGGTTTGCCTGTGATTGGGTGAAGCAGTCTGGTTATGATGGTCAATTGATCATCCCGAGTGACATTGCCATGTTGGATGAATCTGAGGTTCACGCCTTGTTAACGGCAGGATTAGAAGCCCAAGTTGTCATTGCAGTGGCCAAAGATGGTGGCACCAATGCTTTGTTAACCTCTCCGCCAGATGCCATCGAATTTGAATACGGTTGTCACTCTGCGGTGGCACATCAAACCAATGCGCAAATGCAGCAACTTAATTGTCGTAGCCTGCATTTGACTCACCTGTCATTGGACATTGATCAAAAGGAAGACTTGTCGCTGGCGTCGCGTCGTCAACCAGAGCGTTTCCAATTTTGGCATAAGTCACTTATTGCTCCCGTTAAGGCGGTCCGATATGCCTGA
- the cofE gene encoding coenzyme F420-0:L-glutamate ligase codes for MPDSMSMFRLMGLPDFQSGDDLAQNIIDTLSIQNQRLQQGDILVIAHKVVSKTEGACVYLADVTPSKEAIELAKTVNKDPRKVEVILSQSNRIVRAMKRPDQQEGVLIAEHKKGYICANAAVDESNADHPGQLILLPEDPDKSANALCQRLEAHFQCELGVVISDTFGRPWRLGQTNVAIGLANVPGVMHMQGEVDAFGRPLSVTAPAFADELAAASGLLMAKSAKSPVILFRGLDWPKTQSSSRDLIRSHNEDLFR; via the coding sequence ATGCCTGATTCTATGAGCATGTTTCGTTTGATGGGGTTACCGGATTTTCAATCAGGTGATGATCTCGCGCAGAATATTATTGATACCTTATCGATACAAAATCAACGTTTGCAGCAGGGCGACATTCTGGTGATTGCACACAAGGTGGTATCCAAAACAGAAGGAGCTTGTGTCTATCTAGCGGATGTAACGCCCAGTAAGGAAGCCATTGAGCTGGCGAAAACAGTGAATAAAGATCCGCGTAAAGTGGAAGTTATCTTGTCTCAGTCGAATCGTATTGTGCGTGCGATGAAACGGCCAGATCAGCAAGAAGGCGTGCTGATTGCAGAGCATAAAAAAGGCTACATCTGTGCCAATGCAGCGGTGGATGAATCCAATGCGGATCATCCTGGGCAATTGATCTTATTGCCTGAGGACCCTGATAAAAGTGCGAACGCATTATGTCAGCGCTTGGAAGCACATTTTCAATGTGAGTTAGGCGTCGTGATCAGCGATACCTTTGGTCGCCCTTGGCGCTTAGGTCAAACCAATGTGGCTATCGGTCTAGCCAATGTACCTGGGGTCATGCATATGCAGGGAGAAGTCGATGCCTTTGGTCGCCCGTTGAGTGTCACAGCCCCTGCGTTTGCTGACGAACTGGCGGCCGCGTCAGGTCTTTTGATGGCAAAAAGCGCCAAGTCCCCAGTGATTCTTTTTCGAGGCCTAGATTGGCCAAAAACACAGAGCTCAAGTCGAGACCTTATCCGTTCACATAACGAGGATTTATTTAGATGA
- the npdG gene encoding NADPH-dependent F420 reductase translates to MSVVTTVAILGGTGPQGKGLALRLAQAGVHIVLGSRDASKAQQTAIELTEQLNSLGVNAQITGADMVTATETADDFVILSVPYAGHDETLKALAPTLAGKTLVDIVVPLAPGNPKAVEMPLEGSVTEAAQALLGDDIPVVGALHNVSAITLNDLSRPINCDILVCGNDLAAKKRVIQLCQTMGTQAYNAGLAESARCIEALTPILIRLNISKDVPFSHAGVRICPPEQAH, encoded by the coding sequence ATGAGTGTAGTAACCACAGTCGCTATTTTGGGTGGAACTGGTCCACAAGGTAAAGGACTAGCCCTGCGTTTGGCACAGGCTGGTGTTCATATTGTGCTTGGATCGAGAGACGCCAGTAAAGCTCAGCAGACCGCCATTGAGCTAACGGAACAACTGAACTCGCTGGGCGTAAATGCTCAGATAACGGGGGCTGATATGGTAACAGCGACCGAAACGGCTGACGATTTTGTAATTTTGTCAGTGCCATATGCCGGGCACGATGAGACCTTAAAGGCATTGGCTCCAACGTTGGCCGGCAAAACCCTAGTGGATATTGTTGTGCCTCTGGCACCGGGGAACCCAAAAGCGGTAGAAATGCCGCTTGAAGGCTCGGTGACCGAAGCTGCACAAGCCTTGTTAGGCGACGACATTCCTGTCGTCGGTGCGCTGCATAATGTGTCAGCCATCACTTTAAACGATTTATCGCGTCCAATTAATTGCGACATTCTGGTGTGTGGTAATGATTTGGCCGCGAAAAAACGGGTGATTCAATTATGCCAAACGATGGGCACGCAAGCCTATAACGCGGGGTTGGCTGAGAGCGCCCGTTGTATCGAGGCGTTAACTCCCATTCTCATTCGTCTGAACATTTCAAAGGATGTGCCTTTTTCCCATGCTGGGGTGCGAATTTGCCCTCCAGAGCAGGCTCATTAA